One genomic segment of Nerophis lumbriciformis linkage group LG20, RoL_Nlum_v2.1, whole genome shotgun sequence includes these proteins:
- the LOC140679647 gene encoding uncharacterized protein translates to MDPVLPPTKHGPWNVQQLISNPEEVSPQLGGSSTLKQETPQPPCIKKEEEELCITQEGECLLGREEADYTKFPLSILSVKTEDDEEKPQVDNLLAPLSDSEAEDDEEKPQVDNLLAPLSDSEAEDEVEVTLSSDKDCEGDMRTHTDNKHSECSTKKRGKTCLSCSVCAESFTQKSSLTRHLRTHTGEKPFSCSVCAKSFSRKCGLTQHMRTHTGEKTFNCSLCSKSYSRNCSLTEHMRTHTGEKPFNCSVCCKSFSQNSTLIQHMRTHTGEKPCTCSVCGKGVSQTSYLTKHMRTHTGEKPFSCSVCGNSFSVKSNLTQHMRTHTGEKTCNCSVCGKSFSVKSNLTEHMRTHTGEKPFNCSVCGRSFSQNSCLTLHMRTHAGEKPFSCSVCGKRFQHKADAVKHIRIHKGK, encoded by the exons ATGGACccagtgttacccccgacaaaacatGGGCCCTGGA acgtccagcagctgatcagtaatccagaagaagtttcccctcagttaggggggagctccactttgaagcaggagactccacaaccaccctgcattaaaaaggaagaggaggaactctgcatcactcaggagggagagtgtcttctaggacgagaggaagctgattacaccaagtttccactgagtattctctctgtgaagactgaagatgatgaagagaaaccacaagtagacaacctcttagctccactatcagacagtgaggctgaagatgatgaagagaaaccacaagtagacaacctcttagctccactatcagatagtgaggctgaagacgaggttgaagtaactttgagcagcgataaagactgtgaaggtgatatgaggactcacactgacaacaaacactctgaatgctctacaaagaagagaggtaaaacatgtttgagctgctcagtttgtgctgaaagttttactcaaaagagcagtttgactcgacacttgagaacacacacaggtgaaaaaccattcagttgttcagtttgtgccaaaagcttttctcgaaaatgtggtttgactcaacacatgagaacacacacaggagaaaaaacatttaattgttcccTTTGTAGCAAAAGCTATTCGCGAAATTGcagtttgactgaacacatgagaacacacacaggtgaaaaaccatttaattgttcagtttgttgcaaaagcttttctcaaaatagcactttgattcaacacatgagaacacacacaggagaaaaaccatgtaCTTGTTCAGTTTGCGGCAAAGGCGTTTCTCAAACTAGctatttgactaaacacatgagaacacacacaggtgaaaaaccatttagttgttcagtttgtggcaacagcttttctgttaagagtaatttgactcaacacatgagaacacacacaggagaaaaaacatgtaattgttcagtttgtggcaaaagcttttctgttaagagtaatttgactgaacacatgagaacacacacaggtgaaaaaccatttaattgttcagtttgtggcagaagcttttctcaaaatagctgttTGActctacacatgagaacacacgctggagaaaaaccatttagttgttcagtgtgcggTAAAAGGTTCCAACATAAAGCAGACGCAGTGAAACACATAAGAAtacacaagggaaaataa
- the LOC133619325 gene encoding uncharacterized protein: protein MRTHTDNKHSECSTKKRGETCLSCSVCAESFTKKSHLTRHMRTHTGEKTFICSVCGKSFSQNRSLTRHMRTHTGEKPCTCSVCGKGFYENSYLTKHMRTHTGEKPFSCSVCGNSFSQNSHLTQHMRTHTGEKTCNCSVCGKGYSQNSILTKHMRTHTGEKPFNCSVCGKSFSQNSILTLHMRTHTGEKPFNCSVCGISFSQNSCLTHHMRIHTGEKPCTCSVCGKGFSQNSYMTKHMRTHTGEKPYSCSVCGNSFSQNSNLTQHMRTHTREKTCNCSVCGKSFSFKGNLTEHMRTHTGVKPYKCSVCGKSFSVKSKLTQHMRTHTGEKPFSCSVCCKRFQHNADAVKHMRTHKGK from the coding sequence atgaggactcacactgacaacaaacactctgaatgctctacaaagaagagaggtgaaacatgtttgagctgctcagtttgtgctgaaagttttactaaaaagagccatttgactcgacacatgagaacacacacaggagaaaaaacatttatttgttcagtttgtggcaaaagcttttctcaaaataggtctttgactcgacacatgagaacacacacaggagaaaaaccatgtacttgttcagtttgtggcaaaggctTTTATGAAAATAGctatttgactaaacacatgagaacacacacaggtgaaaaaccatttagttgttcagtttgtggcaacagcttttctcaaaatagccatctgactcaacacatgagaacacacacaggagaaaaaacatgtaattgttcagtttgtggcaaaggctATTCTCAAAATAGCattttgactaaacacatgagaacacacacaggtgaaaaaccatttaattgttcagtttgtggcaaaagcttttctcaaaatagcattttgactctacacatgagaacacacacaggtgaaaaaccatttaattgttcagtttgtggcataagcttttctcaaaatagctgttTGACTcaccacatgagaatacacacaggagaaaaaccatgtacttgttcagtttgtggcaaaggcttttctcaaaatagctatatgactaaacacatgagaacacacacaggtgaaaaaccatatagttgttcagtttgtggcaacagcttttctcaaaatagcaatctgactcaacacatgagaacacacacaagagaaaaaacatgtaattgttctgtttgtggcaaaagcttttcttttaagggtaatttgactgaacacatgagaacacacacaggtgtaaaaccatataagtgttcagtttgtggcaaaagcttttctgttaagagcaaattgactcaacacatgagaacacacactggagaaaaaccatttagttgttcagtgtgctgtaaaaggttccaacataatgcagacgcagtaaaacacatgagaacacacaagggaaaataa
- the LOC133619357 gene encoding uncharacterized protein encodes MRTHTGEKPCTCSVCGKSYSRKCGLTQHMRTHTGEKPCTCSVCGKGFSQNSYLTKHMRTHTGEKPFNCSVCGKSFSQNSCLTRHMRTHAGEKPCTCSVCGKGFSQNNYLTKHMRTHTGEKTFNCSVCGISFSQNICLTHHMRIHTGEKPCTCSVCGKGFSQNCYLTKHMRTHTGEKPFSCSVCGNSFCQNSYLTQHMRTHTGQKSFSCSVCCKRFSRNADAVKHMRTHKGK; translated from the coding sequence atgagaacacacacaggagaaaaaccatgtacttgttcagtttgtggcaaaagctattCTCGAAAATGtggtttgactcaacacatgagaacacacacaggagaaaaaccatgtacttgttcagtttgtggcaaaggcttttctcaaaatagctatttgactaaacacatgagaacacacacaggtgaaaaaccatttaattgttcagtttgtggcaaaagcttttctcaaaatagctgtttgactcgacacatgagaacacacgcaggagaaaaaccatgtacttgttcagtttgtggcaaaggcttttctcaaaataactatttgactaaacacatgagaacacacacaggtgaaaaaacatttaattgttcagtttgtggcataagcttttctcaaaatatctGTTTGACTcaccacatgagaatacacacaggagaaaaaccatgtacttgttcagtttgtggcaaaggcttttctcaaaattgctatttgactaaacacatgagaacacacacaggtgaaaaaccatttagttgttcagtttgtggcaacagcttttgtcaaaatagctatttgactcaacacatgagaacacacactggacaaaaatcatttagttgttcagtgtgctgtaaaaggttctCACGTAATGCAGACGCAgtaaaacacatgagaacacacaagggaaaataa